The nucleotide sequence TACCTTCACATTATAATTCgctaatcttatttgatttaaatatatatttacttattaaaCATGTATCTTTTTCAGGAACACTTATCTATCTGCTTAATCATTGGTCCTTTTTAGATACAAGCTGTCCCTGATGAGACGTCAAAGGAATATGTTCGATAAGTTCCCTGAGACGGTTGATCTTAACGAGGGCCCCACATTTAACGGTTTCGATACCGGCGAATCTGACGGATGCAACATTAGATCATCTCCAACTGAAAGGAGTTTGTTAACTAATGACGTTTCAAGTGATCATCGTAAATCTCATAGTACTAGCAGACGGGATATAGGAGAATCGAGCTCTAGACCAAATGTACAAGATCAAACACCTAATAATAATTGGTCCCCTTCACACAATGTTCACGATTTAAGATTTTTACGACAACAATTCGATCATCAGCCACTGAATCTGCAGATTTCGAGCTCTGATCCTACTCCTATGGATGTTGATTTGAACGTTGAATATggtgatgataataatagtagcaATGATGGCCTGAGTATTGCTGACGTGGACACTCATTATTTTGGAACTAATCGAGGTTTATCTTCCCCTATGGTGAATTTGAATTCTCGGGACCCGTTAAACCCCGAGAGCTCACAGAGATATTATGACCAAATGTCGGGTCAACATCGTTCAAACCCGCAACCACCGTCAATGCGTGTTCCCGTCATGCCTAGAAACCCTGTTCCGTTTCCAAGTTCGGGATTTTCTAGAGATAATAATAGGAATTCGGGTCAAGATTTCACAAATTGGACTTTAGGTGGGCCCAGCTTTAATGCCGGTTCATCTAGTAGTTCGAGGAATGAGACACTTTCGATGCCTGATCTTAACTCGACAAGTCAGCAAAGGTTGGGTGATAATCATCCTCCGTGGACACTTTTCCCATCTACCGAGTCGGATTCGCAAGGTCATCTAGGTCATTTTCGTCATTTGCATCGGTTCTCGTTAGGTTCTTCTTCTTCCACCTCAGATGAAATTGTGCCCTTGCCACGTCATCATCAACCTCTAATAAGGCCGTTGGAGGTCCCTGATGATGATTGGCAGGTTGGTACCGGTGGAAGAAATGCGTTGGTTTCTGAGGTTTGCTTTCGTCATACTATATAACAATTTTGTACATTTTTCTTTTATATTATGTTTGTTGGAATGGATTTAATTACCCGTTTCAAGATGGTTCTTTCCAAAATAGGTGAATGTAGATGCATAGATCTCTTTCTCAAGAACTTCTTAAAAGCTACTGTACAATCCATATTAAGTTATTAACTAAGGGTgcttttgataaaactgaatgattaggCGTTTGAATGGTTCATACGTTGAATTATTCAAACGTCCTGAATGGAGTTGATTGTGAATGACAACAACCAACAACCTGTTTGATAATCACGTTGAATAAATTCTGCGAATTTTGTAAAGTTATCTTATTAACTTTTTGCATGAATAAAAATACATTATAGTTGTGTAATAAGCGTTGTTGATATAATTTAAAAGGATATTGTCAGAAACAAACGCGCTGCTTGCTGAAGTTCAGCATTCAGCGCTAAACCATTCGGTTAAATGGTAATCAAATGCACCCTAAATTTGAAATTCTtccatatcttttatatatatgctCTACGTTTAGATATTACTTTTTAAAATCAAGATATAACGTTTGATAAGTAATTTACTTAGGTTTATCATTACTATGTTAACATGACCATTTTGGGGATTTGAAGTTTGTATATCTTTATATATCAACTGGTAGCGTTCAATACTAGGCGAATGTATTCGTTTAAATATGTTGGAGCATTGTATTTTAATTGCTATTTATTTAAAATTCCGTGATCTGATTGTATCTTATTAAGTTATTATATGATGTTTGATTTGACTTTCACGTTACAGATGCGTCAGATTTTGTATGCGTTGCGAAGAGGAGAAAACTTGCGTGCTGAGGTCTGTTTTATTTCCAAACTGCATCTTATTCAAATCCTATTTATACtaattatatttatgtttattCATATTCCCGTACTGAATTATAATCCATACGCATTTTCCTAATACCATATTCTTGACTTGTATTATAGCTTACATTGATACATTAGATGAGTTTACAACTGAGATTAGTACGCAAATTATTTTTAC is from Rutidosis leptorrhynchoides isolate AG116_Rl617_1_P2 chromosome 10, CSIRO_AGI_Rlap_v1, whole genome shotgun sequence and encodes:
- the LOC139872034 gene encoding uncharacterized protein, producing the protein MRRQRNMFDKFPETVDLNEGPTFNGFDTGESDGCNIRSSPTERSLLTNDVSSDHRKSHSTSRRDIGESSSRPNVQDQTPNNNWSPSHNVHDLRFLRQQFDHQPLNLQISSSDPTPMDVDLNVEYGDDNNSSNDGLSIADVDTHYFGTNRGLSSPMVNLNSRDPLNPESSQRYYDQMSGQHRSNPQPPSMRVPVMPRNPVPFPSSGFSRDNNRNSGQDFTNWTLGGPSFNAGSSSSSRNETLSMPDLNSTSQQRLGDNHPPWTLFPSTESDSQGHLGHFRHLHRFSLGSSSSTSDEIVPLPRHHQPLIRPLEVPDDDWQVGTGGRNALVSEMRQILYALRRGENLRAEDFMLFDPFINGVADMHDRHRDMRLDVDNMSYEELLALGERIGEVKTGLTEEAILKLMKQRKHFSFIATYNQNMEPCCICREEYENGDDIGNLDCGHEFHTCCIKQWLTQKNLCPICKVTGLST